CCTTTCGCTCAGACCAATCGGTCCTCGGCGTGGCGGGCGCCGTGCTCGTCAAGGGCTGCGGCCCGATCGGCTATGCCGAGCATATCCTGGGATTTCCGGGCGGCGGGCTCCGCTCCCTCCATGAGGCTAGGGGGCGCACGATGCCCACGCGTCATCTGTCCACCTGTAACTGCGCCTACCGCCGTGCCGTCTTGGAGCAGATCGGTGGGTTTCCGGAGGAGACGCCATGGGGCGGGGAGGACGCCCTGGTCGCGGAGCGGATTTCGGCAATCGGTCCCTGCCTGTTTATGCCAGATGCGCAGGTCTACCATCGGACCCGCGACGGTCTGGGCAAGGTCTTCTCCTGGTTCGTCAGGCGAGGCCGCAGCGACGTCGCCACGATCCAATATCGTCTCGACCGCCTTGGCTGCGTGATTGGCCTCTTGCGCAGTTCCTGGACACTCAAATCGATCCCGGTTATCGGACTGTTGGCCGGTGCGTCAAACCGGATTTCCCTTCTGGCCCTCGTGATGCTGATCTACTATGGAGTTCTACTCCGGCGTTATCGCTTTGCTTGGCGATACTACCCCCATCGGAAGGCCCTCTGGCTGGTGCCGGTCGTCAAACTCGTCATGGATCTGGGCGCCGATGTGGGGCGGGGCATGGCCTGGGCCGCGAAGAGATCGCCCGGCCCCCTGCCATCACCGTGATCGGAAACGACCACAAGGCCATGCACAAGGCCATAATGAATCGGCCTGTTCCCGTGCTTTACGTCTCGCACCATGCCGACATCATCGGTGGGGGAGAGATCAGCCTGCTGACCTTGCTGAAGGGCCTCGACCGCGAAGTCTGGTCCCCCATCCTGGTCGTACCAGGCGAAGGCCGGGTGGCCGAATACGGTCGCGCCATGCACATTCCAACCCATGTCATGCCCATGCCCTCCTGCCGATGGCCGAACGCCGCCATGAGGGCGGGAATCAGCCTGTTGCGGCGGCTCATTGCCGACTGTCGAGCGGAGTTGGTGCACGCCAACGGATCGCGCGCCATGGTGTATGCGGCCCTGGCTCGCCGAACGACGAAAGCGCGGACCGTCTGGCATGTCCGCGTGGCGGACTCTGACGGGCTGCTGGACCGTCTGCTGGCAGCCTCCGCGGATCGCATCATCGTCAATTCCCATGCGGTCGGAAGCCGCTTCCAGTTCGTCCCGCAGGACAAGCTGGTCTGCATCCATAACGGCATCGACCCGGCGGACTATGATCCGGTTCCGGCGGCGGACCTGACATCGTTTCGCCGGAGTTATGGGATTCCCGCGGACGCTCCGGTCGTGGTCAGCGTCGGGCGCTTCGTTCCCTACAAGGGCTATCGGTTTTTGATTCAGGCGGCGCGCCGTCTGGCGGACCGCCTGCCGGAGATCCATTGGCTTCTGGTCGGCGACGGCGAGGAGCGAAGCTCGCTCGAACGTCTCGCCAAAGATCTGGGCCTTGAGCGGACCCTGCACTTTACGGGCTGGCTTTCCCGCCCGCAGCTCGCGCTCGCCGCCGGCCAGGTGTTCGTGCTGCCCTCGCTCGGCGAACATTTCGGTCGGGTGCTTCTTGAAGCCATGGCCATGCGCAAGGCGGTAGTGGCGACCAATGCCGGGGGCGCCCGGGAGATCGTGAGGGCCGGCTATACCGGCGTGCTCGTCCCGCCGTCCGATTCGCAGGCGCTGGCCGAGGCGGTGCAGGGACTGTTGGCCAACCGGCCGCTGGCCGACTATCTGGGCGCCAATGGGAGACATCGGGTGGAAACCTGTTTCACGCTCGATCGACATCTCCAGGCGGTGGGGAACCTGTACCGATCGTTGCTCTTCGGTCAACCATGACGGCTTGCAATCTCTGCGGAGGCACGGCCTGGACCGTTCTGGAGGACCTCGCGCCCACCAGGGTGGTGCGTTGTTCCTGCAAGCTGGTCTTCGTCACGCCCTTGCCCGACCGGCCGACCATCGAATCGGCCTACGGCGCCCACTATTATGAGGAATGGCAATCCCAGGACGATGAACGCCGGCGCATGTGGATCAGGCGCATGCAACTGGTGGAATCCTTATGGTCTGAGAAGGGGACGCTGTTGGATGTCGGCTGCGGCGAAGGGACATTTCTCCGGTTGGCTCGGAGCCGAGGCTGGCAGGTTGCCGGCACGGAGCTGTCGGCCTTTGCCTCCCAGGCCTCGCCTGATCTGACGATCCATCGCGGAGAGATCTGGGAAGCCGGACTTCGCTCCGGCTCGTTCGACGTGGCGACCTGCTGGCACGTCATTGAACATGTGAGAGATCCCTTGCGTCTCCTGTCCGAAGTCCTCCGGCTGCTCCGCCCAGGAGGGCTCTTGTTGCTGGCGACTCCCAACGGCCGTGATTACCTGTTCCGCCTGGCCTATCTGGTCGCAAGGGGGCGGTGGCCTCCGCTTTACGAACCGGATGAACGGGAGCTGCATCTCTATTACTTCAACGTACCCACGTTACGGGCCTTGGCGGAGAAGGCCGGGTTTCGAGACCTGACGATCGGCTACGATGAGGGGGCAGCGGTCACCACGGCTAAACGGCTGGTGGACCGGCTCGCCTATTGGTGGTATCGCGCGACCGGTCTGCATTGGGGCATGGGCCTGCAGCTCGTCGCCCGCAAGGGGAACGGGTCGTGAGCGTCTCTGGATCAGCCGGAGCGCGGCACTCGGGTCCACGATGAAATTGGGCATCGACGGGCGGGAGCTGCAAACAGGGGCGCGGACGGGGATCGGCCGTTATCTGCGGGAGGTCCTGCGGGCGCTCGATCGGAAGAAGTGGGACTGCGTCGTCTACGGCGACCGGTCCACCTCCTTGCCTGAGGATTTGGCCCACCTCCCCGTGAAGCGCCTGGCCGCCCCCTGGACATCCTGGTGGGATCAGATTACCCTCCCGGCGTCGCTTCGCAGGGACGAGGTGACGGTGTTCTTTTCCCCCTATTAC
The DNA window shown above is from Nitrospira tepida and carries:
- a CDS encoding glycosyltransferase family 4 protein; this translates as MHKAIMNRPVPVLYVSHHADIIGGGEISLLTLLKGLDREVWSPILVVPGEGRVAEYGRAMHIPTHVMPMPSCRWPNAAMRAGISLLRRLIADCRAELVHANGSRAMVYAALARRTTKARTVWHVRVADSDGLLDRLLAASADRIIVNSHAVGSRFQFVPQDKLVCIHNGIDPADYDPVPAADLTSFRRSYGIPADAPVVVSVGRFVPYKGYRFLIQAARRLADRLPEIHWLLVGDGEERSSLERLAKDLGLERTLHFTGWLSRPQLALAAGQVFVLPSLGEHFGRVLLEAMAMRKAVVATNAGGAREIVRAGYTGVLVPPSDSQALAEAVQGLLANRPLADYLGANGRHRVETCFTLDRHLQAVGNLYRSLLFGQP
- a CDS encoding glycosyltransferase family 2 protein — protein: MTPSISIIVCSKDRPDDLIAAIASIRSCDEVGRQAELIVVEECPKAREIPDVRYVHLPPLGRGFGHARNSGLKAAGGDILLFIDDDCRAAPGWASALLRPFRSDQSVLGVAGAVLVKGCGPIGYAEHILGFPGGGLRSLHEARGRTMPTRHLSTCNCAYRRAVLEQIGGFPEETPWGGEDALVAERISAIGPCLFMPDAQVYHRTRDGLGKVFSWFVRRGRSDVATIQYRLDRLGCVIGLLRSSWTLKSIPVIGLLAGASNRISLLALVMLIYYGVLLRRYRFAWRYYPHRKALWLVPVVKLVMDLGADVGRGMAWAAKRSPGPLPSP
- a CDS encoding class I SAM-dependent methyltransferase, whose amino-acid sequence is MTACNLCGGTAWTVLEDLAPTRVVRCSCKLVFVTPLPDRPTIESAYGAHYYEEWQSQDDERRRMWIRRMQLVESLWSEKGTLLDVGCGEGTFLRLARSRGWQVAGTELSAFASQASPDLTIHRGEIWEAGLRSGSFDVATCWHVIEHVRDPLRLLSEVLRLLRPGGLLLLATPNGRDYLFRLAYLVARGRWPPLYEPDERELHLYYFNVPTLRALAEKAGFRDLTIGYDEGAAVTTAKRLVDRLAYWWYRATGLHWGMGLQLVARKGNGS